A section of the Bradyrhizobium oligotrophicum S58 genome encodes:
- a CDS encoding DoxX family protein has translation MSSTTSTSDLAPLRPSRALRIGLWTAQTMIFLLFGFAGLTKLFTPIKELAQMMPWTGEYSVAFVRTIGLIDLAGGLGILLPSLTRIMPRLTVLAALGCVTLQVFAIMFHVSRGEAVVTPLNLVLLALSLFVLWGRNTKAPILPRS, from the coding sequence TTGTCCAGCACCACATCGACCTCCGACCTCGCGCCGCTGCGGCCCTCGCGGGCGCTCCGCATCGGCCTGTGGACCGCCCAGACCATGATCTTCCTGCTGTTCGGCTTCGCGGGCCTCACGAAGCTGTTCACGCCGATCAAGGAGCTGGCGCAGATGATGCCGTGGACCGGCGAATATTCGGTCGCCTTCGTCCGCACCATCGGCCTGATCGATCTCGCAGGCGGCCTCGGCATCCTGCTGCCGTCGCTCACGCGCATCATGCCGCGCCTGACCGTGCTCGCCGCGCTCGGCTGCGTGACGCTGCAGGTCTTCGCCATCATGTTCCACGTCTCGCGCGGCGAGGCCGTGGTGACACCGCTCAATCTGGTCCTGCTGGCACTGTCGCTGTTCGTGCTGTGGGGGCGCAACACCAAGGCGCCGATCCTGCCGCGCAGCTGA
- a CDS encoding DsrE family protein, with protein MSEPVQDLSRRGFLAGATALGAPAPAVPAVVQRRAGIVILIDSNEPHVMGHAISYSGNLTRHFAGLGQTPPIEVVANGQGIEVFRADKSPLKEPLAALRQMYPNVGFSMCASSKSIAESKENLMIQLIDGASLVPFGVGRVVELQRKGWAYIHG; from the coding sequence ATGAGCGAACCCGTTCAAGATCTGTCGCGGCGCGGCTTCCTGGCTGGCGCGACGGCCCTCGGCGCACCAGCCCCCGCCGTGCCGGCCGTCGTCCAGCGGCGCGCCGGCATCGTCATTCTGATCGACAGCAATGAGCCGCATGTGATGGGTCACGCCATCAGCTATTCGGGCAATCTGACGCGACACTTTGCCGGTCTCGGACAGACCCCGCCAATCGAGGTCGTCGCCAACGGCCAGGGCATCGAGGTGTTTCGCGCCGACAAATCGCCGCTGAAGGAGCCGCTCGCCGCACTGCGCCAGATGTATCCGAATGTCGGCTTCAGCATGTGCGCGTCGTCGAAATCGATCGCGGAGAGCAAGGAAAATCTCATGATACAGCTGATCGACGGTGCCAGCCTGGTGCCGTTCGGGGTCGGCCGCGTCGTCGAGTTGCAGCGTAAAGGCTGGGCCTACATTCATGGCTGA
- a CDS encoding TlpA disulfide reductase family protein, producing MADEDGLRTRRRLLGQGLALGTGLLLSGRARAQQPDPPRLDSGRSQFILVRPRTAVAPLRLQDMSGKDATLAPKPGHVTLVNFWATWCPACKTDLPTLAALERTPLQRLDVWTICADRRDIRTIRRYAQQVTMPRASFADPHAQATNPTNPDASAFALPAMPITYLIGTGGLIEGYITGAPEWLSPPGQALLRYYLDLPAA from the coding sequence ATGGCTGACGAAGATGGTCTCCGGACGCGGCGTCGCCTGCTGGGGCAGGGCCTCGCGCTTGGCACTGGCCTGCTGCTGTCGGGCCGGGCCCGCGCGCAACAGCCGGATCCTCCGCGGCTCGACTCCGGCCGCAGCCAGTTCATCCTGGTGCGCCCACGAACAGCCGTGGCGCCGCTGCGGCTGCAGGACATGAGCGGCAAGGACGCCACGCTCGCGCCGAAACCGGGTCACGTGACCCTGGTCAATTTCTGGGCCACCTGGTGCCCTGCCTGCAAGACCGATCTGCCGACCTTGGCCGCGCTCGAACGCACGCCGCTCCAGCGCCTCGACGTCTGGACCATCTGCGCGGACCGCCGCGACATCAGGACCATCCGCCGCTACGCCCAGCAGGTCACGATGCCCCGCGCCTCCTTTGCCGATCCGCATGCGCAGGCGACGAATCCGACCAATCCCGATGCGTCCGCTTTCGCGCTGCCCGCGATGCCGATCACCTATCTGATCGGGACCGGCGGCCTGATCGAGGGCTACATCACCGGCGCGCCCGAGTGGCTATCGCCGCCCGGCCAGGCCCTGCTCCGCTATTATCTCGACCTGCCCGCCGCGTGA
- a CDS encoding cysteine hydrolase family protein, translated as MANPSANPSVSASATATITAEPEPITLDLAATALVIIDMQRDFMEPGGFGETLGNDVSQLARAVAPIANVLAAARDMGMLVVHTREGHKPDLSDAPPAKVERGAPSLRIGDPGPMGRILIRGEPGHDIIPALYPAEGEVVIDKPGKGAFYATELGNILKQHGIANLLVCGVTTEVCVNTTVREANDRGYRCVVISDGCASYFPEFHEMGLRMIKAQGGIFGWVAPSAAVLEAMSS; from the coding sequence ATGGCGAACCCATCTGCGAACCCATCTGTATCTGCATCGGCAACCGCGACGATCACAGCCGAGCCGGAGCCGATCACGCTCGATCTCGCCGCGACCGCGCTCGTCATCATCGACATGCAGCGCGACTTCATGGAGCCGGGCGGCTTCGGCGAGACGCTCGGCAACGACGTGTCGCAGCTCGCGCGTGCGGTCGCGCCGATCGCCAACGTGCTGGCGGCCGCCCGCGATATGGGCATGCTCGTCGTGCACACCCGCGAAGGCCACAAGCCGGATCTCTCGGATGCGCCGCCCGCCAAGGTCGAGCGCGGCGCGCCGTCCTTGCGCATCGGCGATCCCGGCCCGATGGGGCGCATTCTCATTCGCGGCGAACCCGGCCACGACATCATTCCGGCGCTGTATCCCGCCGAGGGCGAGGTCGTGATCGACAAGCCCGGCAAGGGAGCGTTCTACGCCACCGAACTCGGCAACATCCTGAAGCAGCACGGCATCGCCAACCTGCTGGTGTGCGGCGTCACCACCGAGGTCTGCGTCAACACGACGGTGCGCGAGGCCAACGACCGCGGCTATCGCTGCGTCGTGATCTCGGACGGCTGTGCATCCTACTTCCCGGAATTCCACGAGATGGGCCTGAGGATGATCAAGGCCCAAGGCGGCATTTTCGGCTGGGTCGCGCCGTCCGCCGCGGTTCTCGAAGCCATGAGTTCGTAG
- a CDS encoding S1C family serine protease — MLDFTSDLAGDALSPAQASSAAPADDRALLDAYSNAVIDVTERVGPAVVRVETGPKAGSTAGSRGERGGLGSGIVISPDGLVLTNSHVVGTSRSIRLRDVEGVVTDAQVLGVDPDTDLALLRANHARDLRYAALGNSKSLRRGQLVVAIGNPLGFESTVTAGVVSALGRSIRSVSGRMIEDVIQTDAALNPGNSGGALVSSAAEVIGINTAIIQGAQGICFAVASNTAQFVLSEIIRHGYVRRAYIGVSGQTAPVPRRHAVLAGVDNKMGALLMQIEPDGPAGRAGLLPGDVVIRLDGVDINGVDDLIRVLDRDRIGRTLAMDVLRLGRLRGIDIDPVERKPAARQAS, encoded by the coding sequence ATGTTGGACTTTACCTCAGATCTCGCCGGCGACGCGCTGTCGCCGGCGCAAGCGTCGTCTGCTGCCCCGGCCGATGACCGGGCGCTGCTCGATGCCTATTCCAATGCCGTCATCGACGTCACCGAGCGCGTCGGGCCGGCCGTCGTGCGCGTCGAGACCGGGCCCAAAGCCGGCTCGACCGCAGGCTCCCGCGGCGAGCGCGGCGGCCTCGGCTCGGGCATCGTGATCTCGCCCGACGGGCTCGTGCTGACCAACAGCCATGTGGTCGGCACCTCCAGGAGCATCCGGCTGCGCGACGTCGAGGGCGTCGTCACCGATGCGCAGGTGCTCGGCGTCGATCCCGACACCGATCTCGCTCTGCTGCGTGCCAACCATGCGCGCGACCTGCGCTATGCGGCGCTCGGCAATTCCAAGAGCCTGCGCCGCGGCCAGCTCGTGGTCGCGATCGGCAATCCGCTCGGCTTCGAATCGACCGTGACCGCAGGTGTCGTCTCGGCGCTGGGCCGCTCGATCCGTTCGGTCTCGGGCCGCATGATCGAGGACGTGATCCAGACCGATGCCGCGCTCAACCCCGGCAATTCCGGCGGCGCGCTGGTGTCGTCGGCCGCCGAGGTGATCGGCATCAACACGGCCATCATCCAGGGCGCGCAGGGCATCTGCTTTGCGGTCGCCAGCAACACCGCGCAGTTCGTGCTGTCGGAAATCATCCGCCACGGCTATGTCCGCCGCGCCTATATCGGCGTCTCCGGTCAGACCGCGCCGGTGCCGCGGCGTCATGCGGTGCTGGCCGGCGTCGACAACAAGATGGGCGCGCTGTTGATGCAGATCGAGCCGGACGGACCGGCAGGACGCGCCGGTCTGCTGCCGGGCGACGTCGTCATCAGGCTGGACGGCGTCGACATCAACGGCGTCGACGATCTGATCCGCGTGCTGGATCGCGACCGCATCGGCCGCACGCTGGCGATGGACGTGCTGCGGCTGGGACGGTTGCGCGGCATCGACATTGATCCCGTGGAGCGCAAGCCGGCGGCAAGGCAGGCGTCGTGA
- a CDS encoding cytochrome c: protein MNKTRVGHRLRLRHLLAAILLTAPSAALADSDNYVEIGRGKALATAGDCVACHTAPNGTPFAGGLALQTPFGAIMTPNITPDNATGIGSWSADDFARALHEGRRPNGTRLYPALPYPYYTRVTRADADAIFAYLRSLEPVSNSVNRSTLPFPFNIRASMAVWNALFFTPGEFKPDPAKSDEYNRGAYLVEGLGHCGACHTPLNALGANKNDRHFEGGVVDHWTAPNITNDSQAGLGKWSVDEVVQYLKTGQARGVLASGPMKDVVENSTSRMADADLKAMAVYLKERGAAGSPAPTPVAASDSRMKVGEAIFVDTCAACHVRSGEGIPRVFPKLAGATIATQDDPASLIHVVITGGQAAATATHPTAPTMPSFGFRLSDEQIAAVVTYVRNSWGNAAAPVTADAVKAIRAKVTGAAD from the coding sequence ATGAACAAGACTCGGGTCGGCCATCGCCTCCGGCTGCGTCATCTGCTTGCAGCGATTCTGCTCACTGCGCCCAGCGCGGCGCTGGCGGACTCCGACAATTACGTCGAGATCGGCCGCGGCAAGGCGCTGGCCACGGCGGGCGACTGCGTCGCCTGTCACACCGCGCCGAACGGCACGCCGTTCGCCGGCGGCCTCGCGCTGCAGACGCCGTTCGGCGCCATCATGACGCCGAACATCACGCCCGACAATGCAACCGGCATCGGCAGCTGGAGCGCGGACGATTTCGCTCGCGCCCTGCACGAGGGCCGGCGTCCGAACGGCACGCGGCTGTATCCGGCATTGCCGTACCCTTACTACACGCGGGTGACGCGCGCGGACGCCGACGCGATCTTCGCCTATCTGCGCTCGCTCGAGCCGGTGTCGAACAGCGTCAATCGCAGCACGCTGCCGTTTCCGTTCAATATCCGGGCCTCGATGGCGGTCTGGAACGCACTGTTCTTCACTCCCGGCGAGTTCAAGCCGGATCCCGCCAAATCGGACGAATACAATCGCGGCGCCTATCTGGTCGAGGGTCTCGGGCATTGCGGCGCCTGCCACACGCCGCTGAACGCGCTGGGTGCCAACAAGAACGACCGCCATTTCGAAGGCGGCGTGGTCGATCATTGGACTGCGCCGAACATCACCAATGACTCCCAGGCCGGGCTCGGCAAATGGTCGGTCGATGAGGTCGTGCAATATCTGAAGACGGGGCAGGCGCGCGGCGTCCTCGCCTCCGGTCCGATGAAGGACGTGGTCGAGAACTCGACGTCCAGGATGGCGGACGCCGACCTCAAGGCGATGGCGGTGTACCTCAAGGAGCGGGGCGCGGCCGGCTCGCCGGCGCCGACCCCCGTTGCCGCCAGCGACAGCCGCATGAAGGTTGGCGAGGCGATCTTCGTCGACACCTGCGCCGCCTGCCATGTCCGCAGCGGCGAGGGCATCCCGCGCGTATTCCCGAAGCTTGCGGGTGCAACGATCGCAACCCAGGACGACCCGGCGTCGCTGATCCACGTCGTCATCACTGGCGGACAGGCCGCGGCAACCGCGACGCATCCGACCGCCCCGACGATGCCGTCCTTCGGCTTCCGGCTCAGCGACGAGCAGATCGCTGCGGTCGTGACCTACGTCCGCAACAGCTGGGGCAATGCAGCCGCTCCGGTGACGGCGGACGCGGTGAAGGCCATTCGCGCAAAGGTGACGGGAGCCGCCGACTAG
- a CDS encoding GMC family oxidoreductase codes for MVRRLPRKDVAIVGLGWTGSIMALELCRSGLDVVAIERGPWRDTATDFNIGTAPDELRYAVRHDIFLRTRQETLTMRNNSSQTALPIRRWGSFLPGNGVGGAGSHWNGQTWRFLPDDFRLRSKMIERYGEGIMPEGNQIQDWPMSYDELEPFYDKFEYVLGISGKAGNIKGQTQAGGNPFEGSRERDYPTPPMKQGYSQELFMKAAAGMGLHPFPRPSANLSSAYTNPYGCSMAPCTYCGFCERFGCSNYSKSSPQTCVLPALVREPNFEARTECEVTKVTLSGDGKMATGVVYVDANGEEWEQPADLVLLCAYGLFNVRLMLLSGIGKPYDAGTGEGVVGRNYAYQTGSGATAFFDNVNFNPFAAAGSLGAALDDYNSDNFDHGPHGFVGGASITNAYTNGRPIMYRPTPRGTPTWGSAWKKAVRETYQRVTNVGAQGSVMSYRANYLDLDPTYKDELGRPLMRMTFDYQPNEIKMANWMAERCEAIAKAMGAKTTQINRLNTPWNVVPYQSTHNTGGTVTGSDPKTSVLNRYLQSWDVPNVFVMGASTFPQNAGYNPTGTVGALTYWALDAIQKKYLKSPGALVQQ; via the coding sequence ATGGTACGCCGTCTTCCACGCAAGGATGTCGCCATCGTCGGGCTCGGCTGGACCGGCTCGATCATGGCGCTCGAACTGTGCCGCTCCGGGCTCGACGTCGTCGCGATCGAGCGCGGCCCGTGGCGCGACACCGCCACCGATTTCAACATCGGCACTGCGCCGGACGAGCTGCGCTACGCCGTGCGGCACGACATCTTCCTGCGCACGCGCCAGGAAACGCTGACCATGCGCAACAATTCGTCGCAGACGGCGCTGCCGATCCGGCGCTGGGGCAGCTTCCTGCCGGGCAACGGCGTCGGTGGTGCCGGCTCGCACTGGAATGGCCAGACCTGGCGCTTCCTGCCCGATGATTTCCGTCTGCGCAGCAAGATGATCGAGCGCTACGGCGAAGGCATCATGCCGGAAGGCAATCAGATCCAGGACTGGCCGATGAGCTATGACGAGCTCGAGCCGTTCTACGACAAGTTCGAATATGTCCTCGGCATCTCCGGCAAGGCCGGCAACATCAAGGGGCAGACGCAGGCCGGCGGCAATCCGTTCGAGGGCTCGCGCGAGCGCGACTACCCGACGCCGCCGATGAAGCAGGGCTATTCGCAGGAGCTGTTCATGAAGGCTGCGGCCGGCATGGGCCTGCACCCGTTCCCGCGGCCGTCGGCCAACCTGTCGTCGGCCTACACCAATCCCTATGGCTGCAGCATGGCGCCGTGCACGTATTGCGGCTTCTGCGAGCGCTTCGGCTGCTCGAACTACTCGAAGTCGTCGCCGCAGACCTGTGTGCTGCCGGCGCTGGTGCGCGAGCCCAATTTCGAGGCCCGCACCGAATGCGAGGTCACCAAGGTCACGCTGTCGGGCGACGGCAAGATGGCGACCGGCGTCGTCTATGTCGACGCCAATGGCGAGGAATGGGAGCAGCCGGCCGATCTCGTCCTGCTGTGCGCCTATGGCCTGTTCAACGTCCGGCTGATGCTGCTGTCGGGAATCGGCAAGCCTTACGACGCCGGCACCGGTGAGGGCGTCGTCGGCCGCAATTACGCCTACCAGACCGGCTCGGGTGCGACTGCGTTCTTCGACAACGTCAACTTCAATCCGTTCGCGGCGGCCGGCTCGCTCGGCGCGGCGCTCGACGACTACAACAGCGACAATTTCGATCACGGTCCGCACGGCTTCGTCGGCGGCGCCTCGATCACCAATGCCTACACCAATGGCCGGCCGATCATGTATCGCCCGACGCCGCGAGGCACGCCGACCTGGGGCTCGGCCTGGAAGAAGGCGGTGCGCGAGACCTATCAGCGCGTCACCAATGTCGGCGCACAGGGCAGCGTGATGAGCTATCGCGCCAATTATCTCGACCTCGACCCGACCTACAAGGATGAGCTCGGTCGTCCCTTGATGCGCATGACGTTCGACTATCAGCCGAACGAGATCAAGATGGCGAACTGGATGGCCGAACGCTGCGAGGCGATCGCCAAGGCGATGGGCGCCAAGACGACCCAGATCAACCGTCTCAATACGCCGTGGAACGTCGTGCCCTACCAGAGCACGCACAACACCGGCGGCACCGTGACCGGCTCCGATCCCAAGACCAGCGTGCTGAACCGCTATCTGCAATCCTGGGACGTGCCGAACGTCTTCGTGATGGGCGCATCGACCTTCCCGCAGAATGCCGGCTACAACCCGACCGGCACGGTCGGGGCGCTGACCTATTGGGCGCTCGACGCCATTCAGAAAAAATACCTGAAATCACCTGGGGCGCTGGTGCAGCAATGA
- a CDS encoding gluconate 2-dehydrogenase subunit 3 family protein, with the protein MHTDDRSAMRAKFAPPTETPRHSGMSRRSLLATAALLITTTGATAKVVTKVLPWRPNEAYPVTPVVPGGWLFFTADEAAVVDAIIDRLIPADELGPGAKDSGVTTFIDRQLTGPYGGHDWLYMKGPFATNPLPTQGLQSPLTPRQQYRQGLAALAAYCKANFGGRSFVDLSGEDKDKLLAGMEKGDIKFEGFSSRMLFNAVHTNTMEGFFADPIYGGNKDMAGWKLIGFPGVRYDFRDVIDNPNKPYTLPPVSLQGQPAWGVR; encoded by the coding sequence ATGCACACCGACGATCGTTCGGCCATGCGCGCGAAGTTCGCGCCGCCGACCGAAACGCCACGACATTCCGGCATGTCGCGACGCAGCCTGCTGGCGACGGCGGCGCTTCTGATCACCACGACGGGTGCCACCGCGAAGGTCGTGACCAAGGTGCTGCCCTGGCGGCCCAACGAAGCCTATCCGGTCACCCCGGTGGTGCCGGGCGGCTGGCTGTTCTTCACTGCCGATGAAGCGGCCGTGGTCGACGCCATCATCGACCGTTTGATTCCTGCCGACGAACTCGGACCCGGCGCCAAGGATTCGGGCGTCACCACCTTCATCGATCGCCAGCTCACGGGTCCCTATGGCGGACACGACTGGCTCTACATGAAGGGACCGTTTGCGACCAATCCGCTGCCGACGCAGGGGTTGCAGTCGCCGCTCACGCCGCGCCAGCAATATCGCCAGGGTCTGGCTGCGCTCGCAGCCTACTGCAAGGCCAATTTCGGTGGGCGCAGCTTCGTCGACCTCTCGGGCGAGGACAAGGACAAGCTGCTTGCCGGCATGGAGAAGGGCGACATCAAGTTCGAAGGCTTCTCCAGCCGCATGCTGTTCAATGCCGTCCATACCAACACGATGGAGGGCTTCTTCGCCGATCCGATCTACGGCGGCAACAAGGACATGGCCGGCTGGAAGCTGATCGGCTTCCCGGGCGTGCGCTACGACTTCCGCGACGTGATCGACAATCCTAACAAGCCATACACGCTGCCTCCGGTCAGCCTGCAAGGCCAGCCAGCCTGGGGAGTGCGCTGA
- a CDS encoding thermonuclease family protein, translating into MRISTTILWTLTVIAIVSGAIGPATAASAMVRSGDTIQLGDSVFRLDGIDAPEVDQLCIDDHADPWSCGVEAREQLGKLIGGRAVRCDDLGPDKPLKTRKIGICTVDGDKVSLNQQMARAGYAVSADPAARYRAKDDVAAAKEALSGLWKGCFVAPGEFRSDKKDGALLGASCRADRDREIRAVLFPDAPSAPPGCSIKGKFAVRARVTGNIGIYHLQGCPSYPATTEPDRWFCSEDDARAAGFRRAFNCRAAKK; encoded by the coding sequence ATGCGGATATCGACCACGATACTTTGGACTTTGACGGTCATCGCCATCGTGTCGGGCGCGATCGGCCCGGCGACGGCGGCAAGCGCAATGGTCCGGAGCGGCGACACCATCCAGCTTGGCGACAGCGTCTTCCGGCTCGACGGCATCGATGCGCCGGAGGTCGATCAGCTCTGCATCGATGATCACGCCGATCCCTGGAGCTGCGGCGTCGAGGCGCGCGAACAGCTCGGCAAGCTGATCGGTGGGCGCGCGGTGCGCTGCGACGATCTCGGCCCGGACAAGCCGCTGAAGACCCGCAAGATCGGGATCTGCACCGTCGACGGCGACAAGGTGAGCCTGAACCAGCAAATGGCGCGCGCGGGCTACGCCGTCAGCGCCGACCCCGCCGCCAGATATCGCGCCAAGGACGATGTCGCTGCGGCAAAGGAGGCGCTGAGCGGATTGTGGAAAGGCTGCTTCGTCGCACCGGGCGAGTTCCGCAGCGACAAGAAGGACGGCGCCCTGCTCGGCGCCTCCTGCCGCGCGGACCGCGACCGCGAGATCCGTGCCGTGCTCTTCCCGGACGCGCCGAGCGCGCCTCCAGGCTGCAGCATCAAGGGCAAGTTCGCCGTGCGCGCCCGCGTCACCGGCAACATCGGCATCTATCATCTGCAGGGCTGCCCGAGCTATCCCGCGACGACCGAGCCCGACCGCTGGTTCTGCTCGGAGGACGATGCCCGCGCCGCCGGCTTCCGCCGCGCCTTCAACTGCCGGGCAGCGAAGAAGTGA
- the cyoD gene encoding cytochrome o ubiquinol oxidase subunit IV: MSEHAQAESDDRGDLAPGEQQHGSLRSRILFYVAGLGLAVVLTATSFFIAGTSLVWQPSIPVALVVLAIAQMGVHLVFFLHITTGPDNTNNVLALAFGLLIVLLVVGGSLWIMANLNQNMMPMDQLMQVQH; this comes from the coding sequence ATGAGCGAACATGCCCAGGCCGAGTCCGACGATCGCGGCGATCTGGCGCCTGGCGAGCAGCAGCATGGCAGCCTGCGCTCGCGGATCCTGTTCTATGTCGCCGGGCTGGGGCTTGCGGTCGTGCTGACGGCGACCTCGTTCTTCATTGCCGGGACCAGCCTCGTCTGGCAGCCGTCGATCCCGGTGGCGCTGGTCGTCCTCGCGATCGCGCAGATGGGCGTGCATCTGGTGTTCTTCCTGCACATCACGACCGGGCCGGACAACACCAACAACGTGCTCGCACTGGCCTTTGGGCTGCTGATCGTCCTGCTCGTGGTCGGCGGCTCGCTGTGGATCATGGCGAACCTCAATCAGAACATGATGCCGATGGATCAGCTGATGCAGGTGCAGCATTGA
- a CDS encoding cytochrome c oxidase subunit 3: MSVTSVAQAPAHADPHHLRAAEHPGPAPKRIVTGFGFWIFLLSDIVMFSCFFASFAVLSGGTAGGPGGAELFDIRNVAIETGLLLLSSFTCGMASIAADRHNALWFQVAMAVTGLLGAGFLLLEVREFVDLVGRGDGPSRSAFLSAFFTLVGCHGLHVAAGILWLLTMMAQVVAKGFRADIERRILCFALFWHALDIIWVAVFSVVYLLGSAT, encoded by the coding sequence ATGTCGGTGACATCAGTCGCGCAGGCGCCCGCTCATGCCGACCCGCATCACCTCCGCGCCGCCGAGCATCCCGGCCCGGCGCCAAAGCGGATTGTGACCGGCTTCGGGTTCTGGATATTCCTGCTCTCCGACATCGTGATGTTCTCTTGCTTCTTCGCGAGCTTCGCGGTGCTGTCGGGAGGGACCGCCGGTGGTCCGGGCGGCGCCGAACTGTTCGACATCCGCAACGTCGCGATCGAGACCGGCTTGCTGCTGCTGTCGAGCTTCACCTGCGGCATGGCCAGCATCGCCGCCGACCGCCACAATGCGCTGTGGTTTCAGGTCGCGATGGCCGTCACCGGCCTGCTCGGCGCCGGCTTCCTGCTGCTCGAGGTCAGAGAGTTCGTCGATCTGGTCGGCCGCGGCGATGGGCCGAGCCGCAGCGCCTTCCTGTCGGCGTTCTTCACCCTCGTCGGCTGCCACGGGCTGCATGTCGCGGCCGGCATCTTGTGGCTGCTCACCATGATGGCCCAGGTCGTGGCAAAGGGATTCCGCGCCGACATCGAGCGCCGCATCCTGTGCTTCGCGCTGTTCTGGCACGCGCTCGACATCATCTGGGTCGCGGTGTTCTCCGTGGTCTATCTGCTCGGGAGCGCGACATGA
- a CDS encoding cytochrome ubiquinol oxidase subunit II — translation MNIFDPQGPIAAAQQTILIDSVIIMLAIIVPTSIAVLAAAYWFRSSNTKARYRPDFAYSGAVELVVWSIPALTVILLGGVAWIGSHELDPGKPVDGTGLPIRIQAVSLDWKWLFIYPDQRIATVNTLTVPIGAPLRFELTSGSVMTAFFIPQLGGMIYTMNGMVTRLNLRADHVRTTKGLASQFSGDGFPDMMFDTHVVSQPDFANWVTTAAKGDQVLDEASYKQLAAQSVEKTPKSYRLADPELFGKIASQKIPPAPGPQLSENKSRPEGGAVHAH, via the coding sequence ATGAACATCTTCGATCCGCAAGGGCCGATCGCCGCCGCCCAGCAGACGATCCTGATCGATTCCGTCATCATCATGCTGGCGATCATCGTTCCGACCTCGATCGCCGTGCTCGCCGCCGCCTACTGGTTCCGCAGCTCCAATACCAAGGCGCGCTACCGGCCGGACTTTGCCTATTCCGGCGCGGTCGAGCTGGTGGTGTGGTCGATTCCGGCGCTCACCGTGATCCTGCTCGGGGGCGTCGCCTGGATCGGCTCGCACGAGCTGGACCCAGGCAAGCCCGTCGACGGCACCGGTCTTCCCATACGCATCCAGGCAGTGTCGCTCGACTGGAAATGGCTTTTCATCTATCCCGACCAGCGCATCGCCACCGTCAATACGCTGACCGTTCCGATCGGCGCGCCGCTGCGTTTCGAGCTGACGTCGGGCAGCGTCATGACCGCGTTCTTCATTCCGCAGCTCGGCGGCATGATCTACACCATGAACGGCATGGTGACGCGGCTGAACCTGCGCGCCGATCATGTCCGGACGACTAAGGGCCTCGCCTCGCAGTTCAGCGGCGACGGCTTCCCCGACATGATGTTCGACACCCACGTCGTATCGCAGCCCGACTTCGCCAACTGGGTGACGACGGCAGCGAAGGGCGACCAGGTGCTGGATGAGGCGAGCTATAAGCAGCTCGCGGCGCAATCGGTCGAGAAGACGCCGAAGAGCTACCGGCTCGCGGACCCCGAGCTGTTCGGCAAGATCGCCAGCCAGAAGATCCCGCCCGCGCCGGGACCACAGCTGAGCGAGAACAAGTCGCGGCCGGAAGGTGGAGCGGTCCATGCCCACTGA